AGCTTATCGGACTTTTCGACTCGTTCGGCGGCTATCACCCTGCCGACCTTCAACTCCACCTTTGCGAAATCCTCTATGCCGATCGTCTCGTTGCTGCCCTCGAGACTCACCGGATTCTTCTCTTTTTGTTGTTCTTTCTTCTGAGTCTTCTTCTCGGTCTCCTCTATTCTCGGGAAGAGCTGCTCACCCTTCGACACCGTCACCGCGTAATCCGGATACCAATTCCATCCGAATATCGCGCGATCCATAATACCGCCTTCTTTCCCGGCTTTCTCCGGGCTCCGTTCGATCTCCTCCGTCAGAGACCGAAGGCCCAGCTGCTTCCAAATCGTCCCTGCCGCACGGGGCATAAACGGATAGAGCAGGAGTGACGTGAGTCTGAGCGCACTCCAGACGTCGGAGAGGACAAGTTTCAGCGCCCCGGGATCGGTTTTCGCGAGCCTCCAGGGCTCGGTCTGCGCGATATGGTTATTCGCCGCCCTCACAATAGCCCATATCTGTTCCAGTATGAGATTGAACTGCAGACGCGCCCACGCATTTTCATCAAGGGCCTTTGCGCCGGCATTTACACAAACCCCGGGCAAGTCCTCCAGGGTCATGCCTGATGAGAAAGTCCCTTCAATCGATCCCCCGCCGTATTTCTCGGCCATCGTGAGAAACCTGCTCAGGAGGTTGCCGAGGTCATTGGCGAGATCGGTATTCGTTCGCCTTATCAGGGCACGTTCGGAAAAATCGCCGTCGAGTCCGAAGGGCACTTCCCTGAATAGAAAATACCTGAATGCATCCACGCCGTATTTATCGACCATGGCATGGGGGTCCACAACATTGCCGAGAGACTTGGACATCTTCCTTCCCTCAACGGTCCACCAGCCATGGGCGAAGATATTTTCGGGCAAAGGCAACCCGAGAGCCATGAGCATGGTTGGCCAGTAAACGGCATGAGTTGTGAGAATGTCTTTGCCGACGATGTGATGAGAAGCGGGCCACCAGAATTCACCGTCCCTGGCTTTTTCCGCACCGGGGGAAAGGTATCGAGTTGCAGAAAAATAATTGACGAGGGCATCGAACCAGACGTAGGTTGTGTAGCCTTCATCAAAGGGAAGGGGGATACCCCATGAGAGCCTCTGTCTCGGCCTCGATATACAGAGGTCGCCGAGGGGATTGTTCCGGAGAAAGCCGAGGACCTCGTTTCTCCTCGTCTCCGGCATGATGAACGACGGATGGTCTTCGATATAAGCGACGAGTCTCTCCTGGTATTTCGACATGAGGAAGAAATAGTTTTCTTCGACAATGCGTTCAACCGGCCTCCCGCAGTCGGGACAGTTGCCGTCAATCAGGTCTTTTTCCGTCCAGAACCTCTCATCCGGGGTACAGTACCAGCCGGAGTACTCCCGCTTCTCGATCTCCCCCCTATCCCAGAGCATCTGCATGAGTCCCTGTACGGTCTTCACATGCTCGATATCGGTCGTGCGAATGAAGGCGTCATGGGATATGTTGAGTCTTGCCCATAGGCTCTTGAAATTAGCCACCATGCTATCAGCATGTTCCTTGGGACTGCGTCCCTTTTCACTGGCCGCCTTTTCGACCTTCTGTCCGTGCTCGTCCGTTCCGGTCAGGAAGAAGACCCTTCTGCCGAGCATTCTGTTCCGCCTTGCCAGGATGTCCGCGGCAACCGTTGTGTAGGCATGCCCGATGTGAGGGATGTCATTCACGTAATAGATGGGTGTTGTCACATAGAATTCTTTTTTCATTTCCGGAATTTTCTCCTTCGCCGTTTCCTCCGGTGAAATTTTCCCTCCTGCGCTTTTTCACCGGACTGCACTTCAGATGTTTCCGGCCGGACTTCTTCGCTCCGCAGTTCTTCCTGAGCAGTCCGGTCAGCCGCACCCGCACGGTGGGTCTCTTTCGGAGCCTGCCTCGCGGAATGGCCGCGAATCTCCCGTCCATCACCCGAGCGGAAGTGAGGCTTCTGCCTTCCCGTCTCCTTCCGGGAACGCTCGGAAATCGGCACTACAGGCTCCTTTCGTGCCGGAGGAGCGGGAGCTTCTTCGATAAGCGCCATCTGCCCTTCTTCAGTGCCTTCTTCCAGCCGCGCCGTCTCATCCTCCGTCCGCTTACCCCCTTCTCCCTTTTCACTTTCGCCGTATTCATACCCGAGACAGCACATGAGTCTTCCGCAGACGCCTGAAAGCTTATTGGCGTTCAGGACAAGCTCCTGCCTCTTGGCCATGCGAATGGATATCGGTTCGAAAGAGGTGAGGAATGTCTTACAGCAGAGCTCTCTGCCGCATATGCCGATGCCTCCCACGATCTTCGACGCGTCCCTCACGCCGACCTGTCGCATCTCTATACGCGTTTTGAATTTGGCTGCCAGGTCTTTGACGAGCTCCCTGAAATCTATTCTCCCGTCGGCGGTGAAGTAAAAGATAAGCCTCTTCTTATCGAGAGTCACCTCGGTGCATATCATCTTCATCGGAAGGCCCCGCGCCATTATCCGCTCGATGCAATAGGCCATCGCCTCTTCCTCAAGGGCCTTGTTCTCGGATTTCTGCCGGAGATCGTCCTCGGTAGCCTTTCTCAAGACTTTCTTTAGCTCCTTTGCCGCGGTATCGAGGGAATGTTTCTCGACCACGACATTGCCCATGCTGAGACCGAGTTCAGACTCGACCACAACAAGATCCCCCTTTGAAACCTCGACGCCGTTCACTTCGAAGTCGTATATCTTGCCGCAGCTCTTGAACCGTATCCCGACAACATCAGGCATCGTTCGCTCCCGGGCGGGGAATAAAGAAAGCGGTCTCTCTTTTTCGTTCCATCATGATACTATGTTTCTGAGAACAGACGCTGTATAGTTCCACGTTATCCCCTTATTGAGATTAAAATCGAGTTTTCTCTTCAGGCGGGTCAGGGCATCGAACGATTCCACGAGAGCGCGAATATCCGCCCTCGCACCCGCCTCCGAAAGACCCCTTATGTCAGGACTGAAGAGCATCCCTTCGTCATGCGTAAGCTGCAATACCGCAACGTCCCTTAAGAAGATAACCGCCATATCGAGCCATCGTTCCATCTCGTCCCTGTCAGCCCAGGTTTCATGTTGCCCTCCGGTCACACTCCTGAGGATACCGACGAACCGTTCCTGCTCTTTGAGGAGGTCAGAAGAAAGGGCAAGTCCCGGCCTGCCCATCGAGAGCCTGATTCGAGCAGGGAGATCCGAATCGGCCCCAGAAGTGCGCGTCACAGCCCTCTTGTCCGTCGCGCACCTGGAGGCAGCCTCCCTCCTGTCGACCAACCTGATGACTTCCCCGCAGGCGGCCCCCGAAAGGGGGGTGAAGAGGAGGCGAGAGCACCTCGAGCGTATCGTCTCGGGCAGCCTGTCAGGGTTCGATGCTATCAAAATAATGAGACTATCTTCCGGAGGTTCTTCCAGGGTCTTGAGAAATGCGTTTGCAGCGGACTGATTCATCGTATCAGCCTCATCGATAATAACGACCTTCTTCCTCCCTTCATGAGGCATCAATGAGAGGGCATCCTCTACCTCCCGGATCTCACTCACCCGTATCTCACCCTTGTCCGGAGAAATCATGATGACGTCAGGGTGCGTTCCTGAGTCGATCTTAAGGCATGAAACACAGGAATCGCATGAATCTTCCTGTTCTTCCTGACGCATGTCGGTCAGAGGAACTCTCTCACTCCCTCCGGCCGGGTCTGCCATCTCATCACGGTCTTTCAGGCAGTTTATCGCCTTTGCAAGATTGACCGCGGTGAACCTCTTCCCTATACCCGACTCGCCGGCAAAGAGGTAGGCAGAGGGCGTCCTCCTCCTCCTGAGTGTCCGGAGGAGGATACCGACAGCTCTGCCTTGTCCTATAACGTCTTTAAGCGCCATGAAACCTCTTGCTCCGTATATAATTATGCACGGCAATTTTGTCCTTCTCGGGTATAACTTTAATTATACCCTCACATGAAGATTCTTGACAAGGAGGCCTCCCCCTCGTTTACGGGCGTAATCCGCCGAACTTCAGAGTTTCTTCCCGCTGAACTTCGAGAGTTCCCTCAGCCTCTTCATGACGTGGACAAACCCGTCGATTCCGAGGGACTGAGGCCCGTCGCATAAAGCCTTCTGGGGGTCCGGATGCACCTCGACCATGATCCCGTCCGCACCGCAGGCCATTGCGGCGAAGCAGAGCGGCGGCACGTAATTCCTCGCTCCCGTGGCATGGGAGGGGTCAAGAATGATGGGCAGATGGGACCGTTCGTGAATAACCGGCACGGCGGAAATATCGAGGGTATTGCGGGTGGCATTTTCGAAGGTCCGTATCCCTCTTTCGCAGAGGATTACTTCCCTGCATCCCTCTGAAAGGACATATTCGGCGGACATCAGGAATTCCTGGATCGTCGTAGACATGCCCCTTTTCAAGACGATCGGCTTGCCGAATTTTCCCACCCTTCTGAGGAGAGAGAAATTCTGGACGTTCCTCGCGCCTATCTGGAGGACATCGGCATAGTCACCGACCAACTCTACGTCTTCCGGGTTGGTAATCTCGGTCACAAAGGGAAGGCCCGATTCCTTCCTGGCCTTTACGAGCAATTTCAGCCCTTCCTCCTCGAGCCCCTGGAACGCATACGGAGAAGTCCTCGGCTTAAACGCACCTCCCCTGAGCATCCTCGCTCCAGCCTTCTTAACTTTTATCGCTGTCTCGACGATCTGTCTTTCCGTTTCGACGGAACAGGGTCCGGCTATTACCCCGAAATATTCACCACCGAAAAGCGCACCGTCAACTTTGACAACCGTAGGCTCTCTCTTGATCTCCCTGCTGGCGAGTTTGTAAGGCTGGAGAATAGGGACCAACTTGTCGACGCAGGGATTGGCTTCCAGGGCCTCGAGCATATGTTTGTCCCGGTCGTCTCCCACGGCACCGATGACCGTCCTCTCGACCCCGAAGATGGCATGGGCCTTAAACCCCAGCTCCTCGATCTTCTTCATGATCTCTTCGACGGTCTTTTTTTTGCATCCCGGTTTCAAAACAATGATCATACGTCCTCCTTCATGAATAAAAAACCACAGGGCTCATCGCCTGTGGCTCTCTATTTTCCCGATCGTGCGGAAGATTACGAGCCTGCGGCCCCCCGCTGAGAAGGTCAACCCGACAAATCCCGGA
This genomic interval from Thermodesulfovibrionales bacterium contains the following:
- the metG gene encoding methionine--tRNA ligase; this translates as MKKEFYVTTPIYYVNDIPHIGHAYTTVAADILARRNRMLGRRVFFLTGTDEHGQKVEKAASEKGRSPKEHADSMVANFKSLWARLNISHDAFIRTTDIEHVKTVQGLMQMLWDRGEIEKREYSGWYCTPDERFWTEKDLIDGNCPDCGRPVERIVEENYFFLMSKYQERLVAYIEDHPSFIMPETRRNEVLGFLRNNPLGDLCISRPRQRLSWGIPLPFDEGYTTYVWFDALVNYFSATRYLSPGAEKARDGEFWWPASHHIVGKDILTTHAVYWPTMLMALGLPLPENIFAHGWWTVEGRKMSKSLGNVVDPHAMVDKYGVDAFRYFLFREVPFGLDGDFSERALIRRTNTDLANDLGNLLSRFLTMAEKYGGGSIEGTFSSGMTLEDLPGVCVNAGAKALDENAWARLQFNLILEQIWAIVRAANNHIAQTEPWRLAKTDPGALKLVLSDVWSALRLTSLLLYPFMPRAAGTIWKQLGLRSLTEEIERSPEKAGKEGGIMDRAIFGWNWYPDYAVTVSKGEQLFPRIEETEKKTQKKEQQKEKNPVSLEGSNETIGIEDFAKVELKVGRVIAAERVEKSDKLIRLKVDIGEERQVVAGIGKSYAPEDLIGSEIIVVANLKPAKLMGIESRGMLLAATDEDGTCSVLTPGREVKPGARVK
- a CDS encoding stage 0 sporulation family protein is translated as MPDVVGIRFKSCGKIYDFEVNGVEVSKGDLVVVESELGLSMGNVVVEKHSLDTAAKELKKVLRKATEDDLRQKSENKALEEEAMAYCIERIMARGLPMKMICTEVTLDKKRLIFYFTADGRIDFRELVKDLAAKFKTRIEMRQVGVRDASKIVGGIGICGRELCCKTFLTSFEPISIRMAKRQELVLNANKLSGVCGRLMCCLGYEYGESEKGEGGKRTEDETARLEEGTEEGQMALIEEAPAPPARKEPVVPISERSRKETGRQKPHFRSGDGREIRGHSARQAPKETHRAGAADRTAQEELRSEEVRPETSEVQSGEKAQEGKFHRRKRRRRKFRK
- the holB gene encoding DNA polymerase III subunit delta' gives rise to the protein MALKDVIGQGRAVGILLRTLRRRRTPSAYLFAGESGIGKRFTAVNLAKAINCLKDRDEMADPAGGSERVPLTDMRQEEQEDSCDSCVSCLKIDSGTHPDVIMISPDKGEIRVSEIREVEDALSLMPHEGRKKVVIIDEADTMNQSAANAFLKTLEEPPEDSLIILIASNPDRLPETIRSRCSRLLFTPLSGAACGEVIRLVDRREAASRCATDKRAVTRTSGADSDLPARIRLSMGRPGLALSSDLLKEQERFVGILRSVTGGQHETWADRDEMERWLDMAVIFLRDVAVLQLTHDEGMLFSPDIRGLSEAGARADIRALVESFDALTRLKRKLDFNLNKGITWNYTASVLRNIVS
- the aroF gene encoding 3-deoxy-7-phosphoheptulonate synthase, with product MIIVLKPGCKKKTVEEIMKKIEELGFKAHAIFGVERTVIGAVGDDRDKHMLEALEANPCVDKLVPILQPYKLASREIKREPTVVKVDGALFGGEYFGVIAGPCSVETERQIVETAIKVKKAGARMLRGGAFKPRTSPYAFQGLEEEGLKLLVKARKESGLPFVTEITNPEDVELVGDYADVLQIGARNVQNFSLLRRVGKFGKPIVLKRGMSTTIQEFLMSAEYVLSEGCREVILCERGIRTFENATRNTLDISAVPVIHERSHLPIILDPSHATGARNYVPPLCFAAMACGADGIMVEVHPDPQKALCDGPQSLGIDGFVHVMKRLRELSKFSGKKL